CATTCAGTAAAATGAGTAGCAATAATTTGctgctttttcttcttcttctttttcttcaacttcaacaacaacaagctGCTTCGCATTCTACGATTGAGTATCTTCCCGGTTTGCAGGGCCGTCTCCCCTTTCCTCTAGAGACCGGGTGAGTCTCCTtcgaatttatttatttatttccatcaAATCGAGAGGATTTATGTTTTTCTCATAATATTAGAGGCCaagttcaaatttaaattttaaatcttcATCGTAGGCTCACTAAAGATACTCAAAAGAAAGGGCTTTCTTTGAATAGAAATATGCAATCTTCCTTTAGTCACCTCTTCCTGTCTATTCAAGCCTTGCATCAGTCTGATTCAAAGTAAAGGCTGAACCCGGGCCAATAGCAGTTCAACTGTTCTTTCTAGCAGGTGCAATAGCGCACTAGGATTTTCAAATCTTAAGAACTGAAACTCCTCTCCTTACAGTCAAGTGGCTTTCCGCTCCTCAATTTGATCCGAGTGAGGTGGGGTTTGATCTTTTGCTGCTCCCATAGACCACAGAGGCATGCGAGAGAAAGCGCTGAACAATGATTCAATGATTAAGGTTATGAATTTTAGAATTTAATCACAGTGGAGATGCTTCGTAATGATAATAGTGATAATAATTGGTGTTACTTCTTCGTGGTTTGTAATAATGATAACTgctacattttttatttttttttgtaaaagtaaaacaattttttttccagaaatttgaaaattctattttattttatttatatgactctataattaattaagtaggTATGTTGGAATTGGTAAAGATGAGGAGGTGCAACTTTTCTACTATTTTTTGGAATCAGAATCCGAGCCTACAACCGATCCTCTCTTGGTTTGGCTATCTGGTGGTCCGGGTTGCTGTTCTGTCATTGCCATTGTTAATGAGATaggtatttttaaaaaaaaataaaaatttgttcgtatgattttgatattatacgaattttaagaaatttaaattttaaattaaaaatatatactcattTTATCAAAGAATGATTACCACAACTATTTGATCACATTACatttattaattgatgtttatgatgggtctttgaaaataatttggatgaaaaataattaatgttataaaatatcattaagtacttagtaattttttttatgttaaaagtgacaaataaaaataaaaatttatttttgaaataatgaacaagtaaaagtgaacaaagggagtaaatatactatatattctttaaattttgtCAGCTTAAACATAACAAATAGAAAGTTAAAGCTAAAAACTagtcaaaataatattaaaaaaatattctttttaaaaaacgGATTTAATTAGTTCGAGCTatgaatagttttttttttttttggtttaggaCCACTCCGTTTCGTGGAACAAGTCTACAATGGGAGCATGCCCTCGTTTGTACTAAACCCACACGCATGGACAAAAGTAAGTTACATGTATATGGGATATGACATAAGTATCCCTTAGACTATGATcgaaatttcagagacacactttaactaaactaaggtcctattatccccttgaacttatttttttttaattttgtacaaCTTTTATCTTACGTGGCACACTCCGTGACTCTATGCAATTGAGGAGCGTGAGAGATATTtggatgccacgtaagccaaaaaggtgcacaaaattacaaaaaaaatgggttcaggggagtaataggaccttagtttagttaaggtgtgtctctgagattttagtcatagtctaggggggtaCTTGTACATTTTCccatatttatacatattacattatactttgaattttgaaattcgaAAGGTACCCATAAATTGAGATGAAAGGAGTATATAATTAAGGAAAAGTTACGCATATAAACTGTTTGATTATCGATTTTCAGATAGCAAATATAGTATTTTTGGATCAGCCAGTAAATACTGGATTCTCATATGCAACAAATTCAGCTGCATATAAGTACACTGATGTACAAGCATGTGAATATGTCGATGAATTTCTAAGAAAGCTATGTactcaatttttgaaatttgttattATAAACATAATTGAAGTCATGTTTACTTAACcatgaataaattatttcattggCTCAGTGATCATCCACAATACATCTCAAATCAATTTTACATTTCTGGAAACTCATATGCTGGCACGATTATTCCAGTTATAGCCCAATTGATATTGAATGGTAAGATTTATGTCtacaattaataaaaatactaaGTATATACCTATTTCAAATCAATCAGTTTGATGtacatatactatatatatatatatatatatatatatatatatatatatctttagtaacgcaaatattaaattgtatttgaataatttattcaaaattgtAGTTGATtattcttaatttgtcaaaaaattataatgtgtGTATAAAAAATTGTGTGGTATatattgatcaaaatcatatattatagCTTAATTAACACCTTTAAAGAAATTAATCTTTGATTTTGCAATGCAGGAAATGCAGCAGGAAAAGAGCCATTGGATAATCTTGAGGTCAATATTTGTTAACTAAGTAATTAATTACTATCATCAAgtaatctttttaatttatttttttcatgcatTGTTAATTTCAGGGATATTTACTTGGCAATCCTATAACAATTCGTCTTGAAGATTACAATTACCATATACCTTTTTGCCATGGCATGGGACTTGTATCTGATGAACTTTATAAGGTTAAGTTacaattaatttgttttaatatatatataattacgtTTAATCTTGACATGTCAATTTAATTTGGATGTTGATTTGTCTTAATATAGTCATTAGAGAAGAATTGTGGAGGAGAATATACAAACATAGATACCAACAATACAGGATGTACAAATGACTTTCAAAATTTCGAGCAGGTTATATATAAGTATTGTTTTATAGTATTATCGATTGATATAGTTTAACATGtcatagtaaattaaattaatattatgcaGATAGTAAGCAACATTAATGTGGAACATGTACTAAAGCCCTTTTGCAAAAATGATGATGATCTTCGAAGCCCATATCAAATGTCTGGTGAAAGAAGACTACTAGATGATAAACTCATCTCCTTGCAACATGAAGACAAGTGTGCTGTAAGTTTTCCGTTGTTGAGAGACTTTAATACGTATAGTACATATCAGAAACTGGAGTTGAGGTGGTTAGACATATACCCCGATATGCTCTCAGCATAGGAGTTAGCCTATGATTCTATTGGTGTTGTTGCTCAAGGCACACACCCCTTTTCTTCTTGGTgtgaaacaatataaaaaaatatataaaaaagatactacaacaaaagaaaaaaaaatatgaatcacTTTTAGTTCGCTTTTAAAGTCAGATGGTCATTCAACTCTAGTTAGTTCTCTTTTAAAGttactcaactttgttttataccCTTAATTAAGTGACTTCGaattataaaacaaagttgaatcattttcttaacattATCAAGAGTATAGGATTTTTTGGATACATTACTATttgtgtatataacttaaatgaataaaaagaagGCGGAATGACCTGGGAGGCCCCTGTACTTGGTTTCGTTTGTCAGTTGAACCCTTGTACTCATCACTTTGCCAAATGAACCCTTAAATTCAATGAAACTCTATTTTTTAAACTCCTCTAACCATTGACGGGACTTATGTGGCACTGAAATGACTTAGTTGGACAAATACGTGACCCCACACGTTTTGAAGTAAGtgaatacaatatttttattttaaaattatcaaaattataagacaaaacaataataataatttttttaaaaaaattgaaaacctccttcttcttcactcCACTCCACCTCGCCCCACCCCACCGcaccttttttctcttcttcttcttcaacctctgtctccacccccacccccactctCCCCCGCCCCTACTCCTTTTCTCTTATTCTTATTTGACGTACACATTATCACAGtaaaatcatcaaataaaaaattgaaagaagtttttgcaagaaaatatacCGTTCACCATTTTTATAAACTTAATTCTTTAAGATCTATTACTTGAGTTtacatataaacatatttttttccaatttgaagttttcttgatatctctttttattaaataaaaataaataaaaccttAAATTATGTGCAAGAACTAATTATAATCTATCACATTTATGattgaagaaatttttgaagaaatttttgaatgtgaattatgaagaaagatgaaaatggtggtttttattttttggatgaaAATGGTAGAAGGTGGGAATAAAGAGGATGAAGTGGGAAGGAGGTGAAATGagtaagagagagagaaaattgcatttttaaaaatattatttatttttaaatatttaatttctaatgTGTCATTAAAAAATGACGTGGTATTTCATGTGTAAAATGAATGTATTACACACACCCATCGGATGAGAAAGGGGTCTAAAATGGTGTGTTTGCACGAGTTTAAGGGTTTAGTTGACAAAGTCGTAAATACATGGATCCAACTGTCAAATCGAGTCAAGTACAAGGGCCTCTCAGGCTATTCCGCCTAAAAAGAATACTACTAATCAtagaaatttattttcaattactCCAGTCTGATTGGCGCAAGCATATGAGGTATTGGGCTAATGACCTTGAAGTCCAAGAAGCTCTTCATGTTCGAAAGGTACGAGGATTACAATAGGAGTGTATATATATCACataatttttacttattcagtattgacttgacacatttCTTAAGAATCAATAGATAGAATGATAATATTACTGCAGGGAATTATAGGAAGTTGGATAAAATGTAGAAAAGATATAGGTAGAGGCTCTCATCACAACTACACATTCACGATAGATGATGTTATACCATATCATGCAAATCTAAGCACTAAAGGTTATCGGTCACTTATATACAGGTAATTAACAGTAATCAATATTTGTTATGTTTGTGTATGCAAACTTCATATATTTGGCATGTGGTTAATTAGTTATTGTCAAATggttattattttaactttcatGATATCTGAATAATGCAAAGTAAGTGGTCATTTGGTCCtggaaattaattattatttgaaaattttaaaagttggaGTTATGTTTGGCCGTACTTTTTATAAAGAATatttagaacttgaatatatttttttaaaatataatttatacccttcaatttctaaaaattaacaaaatcacTCAACTTGACTAATTTATCTGAAATATACTATCAGATAGGGTTGTGTTTGGTACTTCAGGTTGTATTTGAAATTGCCATATGACCAAATACTGATTTGAAATTGCCATATGACCAAATActgatttttaaataacataatgatttttttttaaataaataaataatcttcaTGATAAACGGGTCCTAAATCTCACCAAGTGCTACAAAACTAAGAAAAGATTACTAAAAAAGATGTGTGtccccaacaaaaatatatagagGAACTTTTTTCATGtcattagaattttatttttttgatgtatttacaataattaaatgacgatttttttattactatttttatgttttaaacagtGGTGATCATGATTATATGGAATCTTTTCAATCCACACAAGCATGGATAAAATCTCTAAATTACTCTATTGTTGATGATTGGCGTCAATGGAACACAAATAATCAAGTTGCTGGGTAATTAATCTCCAAATTTGACATCCTTAATtacaattatgaattattaattaaaactaaTCATTATGTGAGTTGATAATgcttaataatttttataatatcgTATCCTTGTAGTTATACGAGATCTTACTCCAACAAAATGACTTATGCAACATTGAAGGTATGGAATTAATTGTAGAAACAAGTttcatgaaaattgaaaaataattaatttatctcaatttactaagattggttttattttatatttgtattttactttgcattttatttatttttctttaataggGATCCGGACACACAGCTTGTACCGACAAACCAGAAGAATGTTTTGCTATGTTCAAAAGATGGATAAGTCACAATCCTCTATAATGTTATCATTCTTTTAGGTTCCACATTTCATTTTACATACTAGAAGAGCAATAAATAGAAATTGCAAGGTTCAAAAGATTCTTGAAACACCCCCCATCACCAACACTCTACAAGTTGTTTTTCCCCCTTCCAAGAGATAGAGCTCCCACCCTTTTTGTTCTGTTGTTGCTGATTCGAACACATAACATTTGGATTGGAAGTAAGAGGTGCTTATCATACTAGAAGCTCCCTTTTGTCGAGGATTAGAGACAGTTTGGTTTTAAGAAATGAGTGGattcaattattaaatttaattattacatGTGACGAATCATAATAGCTCAtgcaattattttaaattgcaaaaagTTGTCAGGTTTTAGCTGTTAATTTGAGAAGTAGTCTTGAGCGAAAAATAGATGGGAATATTTTTGCCCCTTTTCGtagttaaaatatatcaagaccTTAGAAAAAATGgcacaaaatttgaagaaaagatGTATAACTCATAGGTAAGACatgaaaacattttataaaCTAGATACATAGTTTATAGAATCTgaatttcaaaacaaaataacaattgGTTGGGataattattcataaatattaagtaaatttcttaacaaaaatatacaaacacaCTGGATTTTGCAAACCCCGTAACTTCAGCATAAGATCCACCCCTGCTAATCATCTAGGTCTTTTCAACCAGAAGCCCATGCAAGTCTTGAATGAAGTTATCAATGTAGTTACTCATGAAGCCGGGACTCGAAAGAAGTTCCTTCCATT
This portion of the Solanum stenotomum isolate F172 unplaced genomic scaffold, ASM1918654v1 scaffold6463, whole genome shotgun sequence genome encodes:
- the LOC125852883 gene encoding serine carboxypeptidase-like 11; this translates as MSSNNLLLFLLLLFLQLQQQQAASHSTIEYLPGLQGRLPFPLETGYVGIGKDEEVQLFYYFLESESEPTTDPLLVWLSGGPGCCSVIAIVNEIGPLRFVEQVYNGSMPSFVLNPHAWTKIANIVFLDQPVNTGFSYATNSAAYKYTDVQACEYVDEFLRKWLSDHPQYISNQFYISGNSYAGTIIPVIAQLILNGNAAGKEPLDNLEGYLLGNPITIRLEDYNYHIPFCHGMGLVSDELYKSLEKNCGGEYTNIDTNNTGCTNDFQNFEQIVSNINVEHVLKPFCKNDDDLRSPYQMSGERRLLDDKLISLQHEDKCASDWRKHMRYWANDLEVQEALHVRKGIIGSWIKCRKDIGRGSHHNYTFTIDDVIPYHANLSTKGYRSLIYSGDHDYMESFQSTQAWIKSLNYSIVDDWRQWNTNNQVAGYTRSYSNKMTYATLKGSGHTACTDKPEECFAMFKRWISHNPL